The Ruania alba genome window below encodes:
- a CDS encoding DUF624 domain-containing protein, which produces MVLSGTVAATTRRSTADARTATSRLHAWADAVAFVALVNALILVLTLAGGVLLGWAPALAAAVACSRRRIRGEVHPWIRLFATTWRRELRRATLLQLPGNVVIALLVINLLVFHDRPGFTVLVVALAVATGIAVVHQVLVVTMDAHYDLPIGDCLRLAGAFAVRFPGAPLLLAATTALAATVTAWIPGLLPVIALGAWLYLCTALCLSFFAANDRALHGEEATSDHLANSPSE; this is translated from the coding sequence ATGGTGCTCAGCGGAACGGTGGCTGCCACCACCCGTCGGTCGACCGCGGACGCCCGGACCGCGACCTCCCGCCTGCATGCATGGGCGGACGCGGTCGCCTTCGTCGCGCTTGTGAACGCTCTCATCCTGGTACTCACCCTGGCGGGTGGTGTGCTGCTCGGCTGGGCGCCCGCCCTGGCCGCCGCGGTCGCCTGCAGCCGCCGGCGGATCCGTGGTGAGGTGCACCCGTGGATCCGGCTGTTCGCCACGACCTGGCGCCGTGAGCTGCGCCGGGCCACGCTCCTCCAGCTCCCGGGGAACGTGGTGATCGCGCTGCTCGTGATCAACCTGCTCGTCTTCCACGACCGGCCGGGCTTCACTGTGCTGGTGGTGGCACTCGCGGTCGCCACCGGGATCGCCGTGGTGCACCAGGTGCTGGTCGTCACCATGGACGCCCACTACGACCTGCCCATCGGTGACTGTCTGCGCCTGGCTGGTGCGTTCGCCGTCAGGTTTCCCGGGGCTCCGTTGCTGCTCGCCGCCACCACCGCCTTGGCGGCCACTGTCACCGCCTGGATCCCGGGGCTGCTCCCGGTGATCGCCCTCGGCGCCTGGCTCTACCTGTGCACTGCCCTGTGTCTCTCCTTCTTCGCCGCCAACGACCGTGCCCTGCACGGCGAGGAGGCGACTTCCGACCACCTGGCGAACTCACCCTCCGAGTGA
- a CDS encoding extracellular solute-binding protein has product MKKQLLAPVAMLAASGLALTACSGGSDGGSGGGDGGDLESLTIMAPYFAEVPPESDDPVGSGLSDLAGMPLEVQWVPNSSYGERVNTVLAGDDIPDVMVITGKDQGFVATAEAGGFWDLTDHLASGDYPNLVTENPDVQQAASVNGTVYGIYRARDVIRSSVILRADWLENVGLDAPETTEDLAEIARAFTEDDPDGNGEDDTYGMIAPQWPGGIGTSSPYDTIEVWYGSGNVWRDEGGELVPAFTTPEWREAVEFERDLVQNGYINPDYATMDPGTWNEPFLNGEGGIILDVQSRAGQLRGLFTDAGENPDEMVTMVGQLEGPNGTFALPTTGYAGFLAIPRSSVQTEEQLDQVLTALNELNSTEGQILMNNGIEGDNFEVVDGYAQFNPERQDFTDQVTGAWAQLGMNVNEYTAYSPLPETDSDVAFNERRLELQAEDLENAVFNPAAGLVSDTYTTNGTQLDNIIGDARIQYLAGQIDDAGLDAAIERWRSSGGDAVTEEVNALYDELG; this is encoded by the coding sequence ATGAAGAAGCAACTCCTCGCGCCCGTGGCCATGCTGGCTGCCAGCGGGCTGGCGCTCACCGCATGCAGCGGTGGCAGTGACGGCGGCAGCGGCGGTGGTGACGGCGGCGATCTGGAATCGCTGACCATCATGGCCCCCTACTTCGCCGAGGTACCGCCGGAGAGCGACGACCCGGTCGGCAGCGGCCTCAGCGATCTGGCCGGGATGCCGCTGGAGGTGCAGTGGGTGCCGAACTCTTCCTACGGAGAGCGGGTGAACACGGTGCTCGCCGGGGACGACATCCCCGACGTGATGGTCATCACCGGCAAGGACCAGGGCTTCGTGGCCACCGCCGAGGCCGGCGGCTTCTGGGACCTGACCGACCACCTCGCCTCCGGTGACTACCCGAACCTGGTCACCGAGAACCCGGACGTGCAGCAGGCCGCCAGCGTGAACGGCACGGTCTACGGGATCTACCGCGCCCGCGACGTGATCCGCTCCAGCGTGATCCTGCGCGCCGACTGGCTGGAGAACGTGGGTCTGGACGCGCCGGAAACCACCGAAGACCTCGCCGAGATCGCCCGCGCCTTCACCGAGGACGACCCCGACGGAAACGGTGAGGACGACACCTACGGCATGATCGCCCCGCAGTGGCCGGGAGGTATCGGCACCAGTAGCCCGTACGACACCATCGAGGTCTGGTACGGGTCGGGCAACGTGTGGCGCGACGAGGGTGGCGAGCTGGTGCCGGCCTTCACCACCCCGGAGTGGCGCGAGGCTGTGGAGTTCGAGCGCGACCTGGTGCAGAACGGCTACATCAATCCCGACTACGCCACGATGGACCCGGGCACCTGGAACGAACCGTTCCTCAACGGTGAGGGCGGGATCATTCTCGACGTGCAGTCCCGTGCCGGGCAGCTGCGGGGCTTGTTCACCGATGCCGGCGAGAACCCGGACGAGATGGTCACCATGGTCGGCCAGCTCGAGGGGCCGAACGGCACCTTCGCCCTGCCCACCACGGGCTATGCCGGCTTCCTCGCCATCCCAAGGTCCTCGGTGCAGACCGAGGAGCAGCTGGACCAGGTGCTCACCGCGTTGAACGAACTGAACAGCACCGAGGGACAGATCCTGATGAACAACGGCATCGAGGGGGACAACTTCGAGGTGGTGGACGGCTACGCGCAGTTCAACCCGGAGCGCCAGGACTTCACCGACCAGGTCACGGGAGCTTGGGCCCAGCTCGGGATGAACGTGAACGAGTACACCGCCTACTCGCCACTGCCCGAGACCGACTCGGACGTGGCGTTCAACGAGCGACGCCTGGAGCTGCAGGCCGAGGACCTGGAGAACGCGGTGTTCAACCCGGCCGCCGGCCTGGTCTCGGACACCTACACCACCAACGGGACCCAGCTGGACAACATCATCGGTGACGCCCGCATCCAGTACCTGGCCGGGCAGATCGACGACGCCGGTCTGGATGCCGCCATCGAACGGTGGCGCTCCAGCGGTGGTGACGCGGTGACCGAAGAGGTCAACGCGCTCTACGACGAGCTCGGCTGA
- a CDS encoding ABC transporter permease: MTTTVETVAAPPRREPRAPNRRNPGQTLLRYRWLIFLMLPGIAYFLIFRFWPMYGAQIAFRNYVPFLGIEGSEWVGWDHFADFFSNPDFPRLLANTLIIAGLSLFIAFPLTIVMALLLNELRLNILKRTVQTLVYIPHFLSWTVVVSLTGLLFAVGNGPMWTLLNDLLGTETNFLADPGWFRPLILMQEVWKNTGWGTIIFLAALAGVDQEQYEAAIIDGAGRWQRVRFITIPSIMSTIIVLLILQTGQILNTGFEQIYLMSNALNRSVADVFDTYVYFTGIQQGAYSYSTAVGLAKAIVGLILIFGTNWLAKRFNQAGIF; this comes from the coding sequence ATGACGACGACCGTCGAGACCGTGGCGGCGCCGCCGCGACGTGAACCCCGCGCGCCCAACCGGCGCAACCCGGGTCAGACGCTGCTGCGCTACCGGTGGCTGATCTTCCTGATGCTGCCAGGCATCGCGTACTTCCTGATCTTCCGGTTCTGGCCGATGTACGGCGCCCAGATCGCGTTCCGCAACTATGTGCCGTTCCTCGGTATCGAGGGCAGCGAGTGGGTCGGTTGGGATCACTTCGCCGACTTCTTCTCCAACCCCGACTTCCCGCGGTTGCTGGCCAACACCCTGATCATCGCCGGGCTGAGCCTGTTCATCGCGTTCCCGCTGACGATCGTGATGGCGCTGCTGCTCAACGAGCTGCGCCTGAACATCCTGAAGCGCACGGTGCAGACCCTGGTCTACATTCCGCACTTCTTGTCCTGGACCGTGGTGGTCTCCCTGACGGGGCTGCTGTTCGCCGTCGGGAACGGCCCGATGTGGACGTTGCTCAACGACCTCCTCGGGACCGAGACCAACTTCCTCGCCGATCCGGGCTGGTTCCGGCCGCTGATCCTGATGCAGGAGGTCTGGAAGAACACCGGCTGGGGAACGATCATCTTCCTCGCTGCGCTCGCCGGGGTGGATCAGGAGCAGTACGAAGCAGCGATCATCGACGGCGCCGGCCGGTGGCAACGGGTGCGGTTCATCACCATCCCCTCGATCATGAGCACGATCATCGTGCTGCTGATCCTGCAGACCGGGCAGATCCTGAATACCGGGTTCGAGCAGATCTACCTGATGTCGAACGCGCTGAACCGGTCCGTGGCCGACGTGTTCGACACCTACGTCTACTTCACCGGTATCCAGCAGGGCGCCTACTCCTACTCCACTGCCGTGGGGCTGGCGAAGGCGATCGTGGGCCTCATCCTCATCTTCGGCACGAACTGGCTGGCCAAGCGGTTCAACCAGGCAGGGATCTTCTGA
- a CDS encoding carbohydrate ABC transporter permease has translation MTSLRAPNRVKYRFNTPAGKVFDVVNIVVLTAVGALAILPFLYVFAASLATELEITTRPFFLWPSEVTTAAYQSILSSSVFVRAFVTTVVVTLVGTMIQLVLTALMAYPLAKVDLPGRRTIMALVVFTMVFSAGMIPTFLIVKELGLLDTYWALILPMAINPFSLIIIKNFFQELPKDLEESARIDGANELRVLRSVVMPLSKPVLATFALFYAVGIWNDYMSPLLYLSDQSKWTLQMILRQVTASASLSPDDLMTDVPPPAQGIKFAVVIVATIPVLLAYPFLQKHFAKGMLIGSVKG, from the coding sequence ATGACTTCACTGCGCGCACCCAACCGGGTCAAGTATCGCTTCAACACCCCGGCCGGCAAGGTCTTCGACGTCGTCAACATCGTGGTGCTCACGGCTGTCGGTGCCCTGGCGATCCTGCCGTTCCTGTATGTCTTCGCCGCCTCCCTGGCCACGGAGCTGGAGATCACCACCCGCCCGTTCTTCCTCTGGCCCAGCGAGGTCACGACGGCGGCCTACCAGTCGATCCTGAGCTCCAGCGTGTTCGTGCGAGCCTTCGTCACGACCGTGGTGGTCACCCTCGTCGGCACGATGATCCAGCTGGTGCTCACCGCCCTGATGGCCTACCCGTTGGCCAAGGTGGACCTGCCGGGGCGGCGCACCATCATGGCGCTGGTGGTGTTCACGATGGTGTTCAGCGCCGGGATGATCCCGACCTTCCTGATCGTCAAGGAGCTCGGTCTGCTGGACACCTACTGGGCGCTGATTCTGCCGATGGCGATCAACCCGTTCAGCCTGATCATCATCAAGAACTTCTTCCAGGAGCTGCCCAAGGACCTGGAGGAGTCCGCTCGGATCGACGGCGCGAACGAGCTGCGGGTGCTGCGCAGCGTGGTGATGCCGCTGTCGAAACCAGTGCTGGCCACGTTCGCGCTGTTCTACGCGGTGGGCATCTGGAACGACTACATGTCACCGCTGCTGTACCTGAGCGACCAGAGCAAGTGGACCCTGCAGATGATCCTGCGGCAGGTGACCGCCTCGGCGTCACTCTCCCCGGACGATCTGATGACCGACGTGCCGCCACCGGCGCAGGGGATCAAGTTCGCCGTGGTGATCGTGGCGACCATCCCGGTGCTGCTGGCCTACCCGTTCCTGCAGAAGCACTTCGCCAAGGGCATGTTGATCGGGAGTGTGAAGGGCTGA
- a CDS encoding GDSL-type esterase/lipase family protein, with translation MTIHLAGDSTVAPGPLDGSGVIGWGGVFDEFTDELVANRAIGGATTDSFVAEGRWQATIDAIEAGDVVVLGFGHNDQKLEELAADGRYTENLERFVTEVRDRGGIPVLTTSVERLLRDDAGALRVSHGSYPRAVRRLGHRLDVPVIELTAFTRWLYEWLAEEAGPVLFPHGKPDHSPEEARDTTHFGLAGARAVASFVAQNLRAIRGQDDHHEPLGRWVMQP, from the coding sequence ATGACCATCCATCTGGCAGGCGACTCCACCGTGGCGCCGGGACCGCTCGACGGGTCCGGGGTGATCGGATGGGGTGGCGTCTTCGACGAGTTCACTGACGAACTGGTGGCGAACCGGGCCATCGGTGGCGCGACCACGGATTCGTTCGTAGCGGAAGGCCGCTGGCAGGCGACCATCGATGCGATCGAGGCGGGGGACGTCGTCGTGCTCGGGTTCGGGCACAACGATCAGAAGCTCGAGGAGCTGGCGGCCGACGGCCGGTACACCGAGAATCTCGAGCGGTTCGTGACCGAGGTGCGCGACCGGGGCGGCATCCCGGTGCTGACCACCAGCGTGGAACGGCTGCTGCGTGACGACGCGGGTGCGTTGCGGGTGTCCCACGGGTCCTATCCCCGGGCGGTGCGCCGGCTCGGGCACCGGCTGGACGTGCCGGTGATCGAGCTGACCGCGTTCACTCGGTGGCTGTACGAGTGGCTGGCCGAGGAGGCTGGGCCGGTGCTGTTCCCGCACGGTAAGCCGGACCACAGCCCGGAGGAGGCGCGTGACACCACGCACTTCGGGCTCGCCGGAGCGCGGGCGGTGGCCTCGTTCGTGGCGCAGAACCTGCGGGCGATCCGCGGTCAGGACGACCACCACGAGCCGCTGGGTCGGTGGGTGATGCAGCCGTGA
- a CDS encoding DUF1961 family protein, giving the protein MAEGPVGTRCTADGLELFSTADEAALVADGRGDHAHFTYWCPEVFGPDLEISWDFRPLHGGGLAMIFFAATGAAGEDLFDPALGERTGFYPQYHSGDIATLHISYLRRKWAGEKRFRTCNLRKSPGFHLVAQGADPLPGPEDADGWYRIRVTKQGPEVTFAIDDLDLFTWTDDGACGPPLAGGRIGFRQMSPLVARYRNLEVRPL; this is encoded by the coding sequence GTGGCCGAGGGGCCGGTCGGTACCCGGTGCACCGCCGACGGGCTGGAGCTGTTCAGCACCGCCGACGAGGCGGCGCTGGTGGCCGACGGCCGCGGCGATCACGCGCACTTCACCTACTGGTGCCCCGAGGTGTTCGGACCGGACCTGGAGATCTCCTGGGACTTCAGGCCGCTGCACGGGGGCGGGCTGGCGATGATCTTCTTCGCCGCCACCGGCGCGGCTGGTGAGGACCTGTTCGACCCGGCACTGGGAGAACGCACCGGCTTCTACCCGCAGTACCACTCCGGGGACATCGCCACGCTGCACATCTCCTACCTGCGCCGGAAGTGGGCAGGAGAGAAACGGTTCCGCACCTGCAACCTGCGCAAGAGCCCCGGCTTCCACCTGGTGGCCCAGGGCGCCGACCCGCTGCCCGGCCCGGAGGACGCGGACGGTTGGTATCGGATCCGGGTGACCAAGCAGGGACCGGAGGTGACCTTCGCCATCGACGACCTGGACCTGTTCACCTGGACCGATGACGGCGCCTGCGGCCCGCCCCTGGCGGGCGGCCGGATCGGCTTCCGGCAGATGTCCCCGCTGGTGGCCCGCTACCGCAACCTCGAGGTCCGCCCCCTCTGA
- a CDS encoding Tat pathway signal sequence domain protein, with protein MTAEATMTDRDRDEHRSEVDVPIRWIDDAPPQQLPAGATLGAPVPRGVVTSPEDLALVDETGAPVQAQLWPLATWPDGSVKWAGIGLGAQTEPSAGYRLVVPSSATAATPPATVTSSVRRDVVGADPRSGAEATKSAGENAGSEAAATVAVAEDPDGVTIDTGALTVRIPARGGVLVESLAIAGQEVARGGVLVSSVQDQPEPNHPGREHGVGQVDSVTVEQAGPVRAVVRIEGRHHTGSGRAWLPFTVRLVAAAGATHLRLVHSFVWDGDANADFLSSLGVRFDVPLRAQPHDRHVRLAGADGGLLREAVRGLTGLRRDPGEAVRNAQMAGEPTPSADTWDQDVARLAQWIPTWDGWSLRQHNANGYTIRKRTTPDHPWIGVAEGTRSGGFGYLGDTGGGLGLGLTGFWQSHPTGIDIAGAATETGSLTMWLWSPDADPMDLRFYHDGLGQDTYADQLDALDITYEDYEPGFGDAHGIARTHELDVVAYPATPSVEQLAVDVAHTVEPPRLAPTPEALHAAGVLGDWDLPDRSTPARARLEDRLDALLDFYVGQIDQRSWYGFWNYGDLMHSYDADRHTWRYDVGGYAWDNSELSPDLWLWTAFLRTGRADVFRLAERLTRHTGDVDVYHAGQWKGLGTRHNVQHWGCSAKQLRISTPAYRRHHYFLTADEHTRDLMLELRDSDQTFLGLDPVRKVRPDAATYTPQRSALGVGLGTDWSSLAATWLADWEITGNTRSRDRLLGTMTDIGALPRGFFTGEALYDLDTGRFDTSRDRVGASHLSIMFGLVEICSELVDLVDEQDAPGFADAWLQYCRLYLGTPEEQVAELGAEHGGAPFEQPHSRVLAYAAHRLGRADLAERAWQAFFVGGERMRGEFVSAREEPPYVLAPVDDAPTLWTNDAAQGSLATMQCLALIGEHLPEE; from the coding sequence ATGACCGCCGAGGCGACTATGACCGACCGTGACCGTGACGAACACCGCAGCGAGGTGGACGTACCGATCCGGTGGATCGACGACGCCCCGCCCCAGCAGTTGCCGGCCGGAGCGACCCTCGGCGCCCCGGTTCCGCGGGGCGTGGTGACCTCGCCCGAGGACCTGGCGCTGGTCGACGAGACCGGCGCCCCGGTGCAGGCCCAGCTCTGGCCGTTGGCGACCTGGCCGGACGGGTCGGTGAAGTGGGCGGGCATCGGTCTCGGGGCGCAGACCGAGCCCAGCGCCGGGTACCGGCTCGTTGTGCCGTCGTCGGCTACGGCGGCCACCCCGCCAGCCACCGTGACTTCGTCGGTTCGGCGCGATGTCGTGGGCGCGGACCCACGAAGTGGCGCCGAAGCCACGAAGTCGGCAGGGGAGAATGCCGGGAGCGAGGCCGCCGCCACGGTCGCGGTGGCCGAGGACCCCGACGGCGTCACGATCGACACCGGTGCCCTCACCGTCCGTATCCCCGCCCGGGGCGGAGTTCTGGTCGAATCGTTGGCCATCGCCGGCCAGGAGGTCGCCCGGGGCGGTGTCCTGGTCTCCAGCGTGCAGGACCAGCCCGAGCCGAACCACCCCGGCCGGGAGCACGGCGTGGGGCAGGTCGACTCGGTCACCGTGGAGCAGGCCGGCCCGGTCCGTGCGGTGGTGCGCATCGAGGGACGGCACCACACCGGCTCCGGCCGCGCCTGGCTGCCCTTCACCGTCCGGCTGGTGGCCGCCGCCGGGGCGACCCACCTGCGGCTGGTGCACTCCTTCGTCTGGGACGGCGACGCGAACGCGGACTTCCTCAGCTCACTCGGCGTCCGGTTCGACGTACCGCTACGTGCACAGCCGCACGACCGGCACGTGCGCCTCGCCGGTGCCGACGGCGGTCTGTTGCGCGAGGCCGTCCGCGGCCTGACCGGCCTGCGCCGCGACCCCGGCGAAGCGGTACGGAACGCCCAGATGGCGGGCGAGCCGACGCCGTCAGCGGACACCTGGGACCAGGACGTGGCGCGGCTCGCGCAATGGATCCCCACCTGGGATGGCTGGAGCCTGCGCCAGCACAACGCCAACGGGTACACGATCCGCAAGCGCACCACCCCCGACCACCCCTGGATCGGTGTGGCCGAAGGCACCCGGTCCGGCGGGTTCGGCTACCTCGGGGACACCGGCGGTGGCCTCGGGCTCGGGCTCACCGGGTTCTGGCAGTCCCACCCCACCGGGATCGACATCGCCGGTGCCGCGACCGAGACAGGCTCGCTCACCATGTGGCTGTGGTCGCCGGACGCCGACCCGATGGACCTGCGGTTCTACCACGACGGCCTCGGGCAGGACACCTACGCCGACCAGCTCGATGCCCTCGACATCACCTACGAGGACTACGAACCGGGCTTCGGCGACGCGCACGGCATCGCCCGCACCCACGAGCTCGACGTGGTCGCCTACCCGGCCACCCCGAGCGTGGAGCAGCTGGCAGTGGACGTGGCGCACACGGTCGAACCACCCCGGCTGGCACCCACCCCGGAGGCGCTGCACGCTGCCGGGGTGCTCGGCGACTGGGACCTCCCCGACCGCAGCACCCCCGCCCGGGCTCGCTTGGAGGACCGGCTCGATGCCCTGCTGGACTTCTACGTCGGGCAGATCGACCAACGGTCCTGGTACGGGTTCTGGAACTACGGCGACCTGATGCATTCCTACGACGCCGACCGGCACACCTGGCGTTACGACGTCGGCGGGTACGCCTGGGACAACTCCGAGCTCTCCCCGGACCTGTGGCTGTGGACGGCGTTCCTGCGCACCGGGCGGGCCGACGTGTTCCGCCTCGCCGAACGGCTCACCCGGCACACCGGGGACGTGGACGTCTACCACGCGGGGCAGTGGAAGGGGCTGGGCACCCGGCACAACGTGCAGCACTGGGGGTGCAGCGCCAAGCAGCTGCGGATCTCCACCCCGGCCTACCGGCGGCACCATTACTTCCTCACCGCCGACGAGCACACCCGCGACCTGATGCTCGAGCTGCGGGACTCCGACCAGACCTTCCTCGGGCTGGACCCGGTGCGGAAGGTACGCCCGGACGCCGCCACCTACACCCCGCAACGCAGCGCCCTCGGGGTGGGGCTGGGCACGGACTGGAGCTCCCTCGCGGCCACCTGGCTCGCCGACTGGGAGATCACCGGGAACACCCGATCCCGGGACCGGCTGCTCGGCACGATGACCGACATCGGCGCCCTCCCGCGCGGCTTCTTCACCGGTGAGGCGCTCTACGACCTGGACACCGGGCGCTTCGACACCTCCCGGGACCGGGTGGGCGCCTCGCACCTGTCGATCATGTTCGGGCTGGTCGAGATCTGCAGCGAGCTCGTGGACCTGGTGGACGAGCAGGACGCGCCCGGGTTCGCCGACGCATGGCTGCAGTACTGCCGGCTCTACCTCGGCACCCCGGAGGAGCAGGTGGCCGAGCTCGGCGCCGAGCACGGGGGCGCACCCTTCGAGCAGCCGCACTCGCGGGTGCTCGCCTATGCGGCGCACCGGCTCGGCCGGGCCGACCTCGCCGAGCGGGCGTGGCAGGCGTTCTTCGTCGGCGGGGAGCGGATGCGCGGGGAGTTCGTCTCGGCCCGGGAGGAGCCGCCGTACGTGCTCGCCCCGGTGGACGACGCCCCCACGCTGTGGACCAACGACGCAGCGCAGGGATCCCTGGCCACGATGCAGTGCCTGGCGCTGATCGGCGAGCACCTGCCCGAGGAGTAG
- the ribD gene encoding bifunctional diaminohydroxyphosphoribosylaminopyrimidine deaminase/5-amino-6-(5-phosphoribosylamino)uracil reductase RibD, translated as MAYPDGGAHHAWPGDHDHVVAALRCAIDLSARGLGRVSPNPAVGCVILDVEGHTVGEGWHARPGGEHAEVVAIADARHRVFGPGDDAPPDFLTGCTAVVTLEPCPHTGRTGPCTQALLTAGISRVIYAVGDPLHGGGADQLRATGTEVHGPGSPLVPDELATEAAATNEAWLTAVRTSRPHVTWKFAATLDGRSAAADGTSRWITGEQARADVHRLRDSVDAVLVGAGTQRTDDPHLTVRPAPSDGRQPLRVVLDPSGRTAGGARMLDDAAPTLLVLGPEAPLPDVAGHVEVVRVPTSGRATLWPESVSKPTTTSPGQGNETGPTDPGDASHRYLDLPAVLATLHERGLRSVLLEGGPRLAGAFLAAGLVDRVVAYLAPALLGAGPPALADAGVRTIDAAHRLETVDVTTLGPDIRLTARPLPLPESLQE; from the coding sequence GTGGCATATCCCGACGGCGGAGCGCACCATGCGTGGCCCGGTGACCATGATCACGTGGTCGCTGCACTTCGCTGCGCCATCGACCTGAGCGCCCGCGGACTCGGCCGGGTCAGTCCGAACCCCGCGGTCGGGTGCGTGATCCTCGACGTCGAGGGGCACACGGTCGGCGAGGGATGGCACGCCCGGCCCGGCGGTGAGCACGCGGAGGTCGTCGCGATCGCCGATGCCCGGCACCGGGTCTTCGGCCCCGGCGACGACGCCCCACCGGACTTCCTCACCGGGTGCACCGCCGTCGTCACCCTCGAACCCTGCCCGCACACCGGGCGCACCGGCCCCTGTACCCAGGCGCTGCTGACCGCCGGCATCTCCCGGGTGATCTACGCCGTCGGGGATCCGCTGCACGGCGGGGGAGCGGACCAGTTGCGCGCCACGGGCACCGAGGTGCACGGCCCGGGCAGCCCGCTCGTGCCGGACGAGCTCGCCACCGAGGCGGCCGCCACCAACGAGGCCTGGCTGACGGCGGTGCGCACCTCCCGCCCGCACGTCACCTGGAAGTTCGCCGCCACCCTGGACGGCCGGTCCGCTGCCGCCGACGGCACCAGCCGCTGGATCACCGGCGAGCAGGCGCGCGCGGACGTGCACCGGCTTCGGGACAGTGTCGACGCGGTGCTCGTCGGGGCGGGGACCCAACGCACCGACGATCCGCACCTGACCGTGCGACCTGCGCCGTCGGACGGGCGGCAGCCGCTGCGGGTGGTGCTCGACCCGTCCGGCCGTACGGCAGGTGGTGCCCGCATGCTTGATGATGCGGCGCCCACTCTGCTCGTGCTCGGGCCCGAAGCTCCGCTGCCCGACGTCGCCGGTCATGTCGAGGTCGTCCGCGTCCCCACCTCCGGACGGGCAACGTTGTGGCCGGAATCGGTCTCGAAACCGACCACAACCTCGCCCGGCCAGGGCAACGAGACGGGGCCGACCGACCCGGGCGACGCCAGCCATCGGTACCTGGATCTGCCGGCAGTGCTTGCCACCCTGCACGAACGCGGACTCCGGTCCGTGCTGCTGGAAGGTGGCCCGCGCCTGGCCGGAGCGTTCCTCGCCGCCGGCCTCGTGGACCGGGTGGTCGCCTACCTCGCTCCGGCCCTGCTCGGCGCCGGACCCCCCGCGCTCGCCGACGCCGGAGTCCGCACGATCGACGCCGCCCACCGCCTGGAGACGGTCGACGTGACCACCCTCGGCCCCGACATCCGTCTCACCGCCCGCCCCCTCCCACTCCCCGAATCCCTCCAGGAGTAA
- a CDS encoding riboflavin synthase, with amino-acid sequence MFTGIITDLGTVESLEPTPGGARLVVTGRLPHDVAVGDSIAVDGVCVTVTSLAEASDAVMRTFTADLMPPTLGRTTLGGRSGGDRVNLEPALSAGGRFGGHVVAGHVDAVGTVVGRTAGDLADQLTVALPAQLARYVVPQGSIAVDGVSLTVAELHDNADDAGGCFVTIGLIPATLEATTLGQRTPPDRVNLEVDLLAKQVERLLAVQEVARA; translated from the coding sequence ATGTTCACCGGAATCATCACCGACCTCGGCACCGTCGAGAGCCTCGAACCCACCCCCGGCGGCGCCCGGCTCGTCGTTACCGGACGCCTGCCGCACGACGTCGCCGTCGGTGACTCCATCGCCGTCGACGGTGTCTGCGTGACGGTGACCTCGCTCGCCGAGGCGAGCGACGCCGTCATGCGCACCTTCACCGCGGACCTGATGCCGCCCACCCTCGGCCGCACCACGCTCGGCGGGCGCAGCGGGGGGGACCGGGTGAACCTGGAGCCCGCTCTCTCGGCCGGGGGCCGGTTCGGCGGGCACGTCGTGGCCGGTCACGTCGACGCCGTTGGCACCGTGGTCGGGCGGACCGCCGGCGACCTCGCCGACCAGCTGACCGTGGCACTGCCCGCCCAGCTCGCCCGGTACGTGGTGCCGCAGGGATCGATCGCCGTGGACGGGGTGAGCCTGACCGTCGCCGAGCTGCACGACAACGCCGACGACGCGGGCGGCTGTTTCGTCACCATCGGCCTGATCCCCGCCACGCTCGAAGCCACCACCCTCGGGCAGCGCACCCCACCGGACCGGGTCAACCTCGAGGTGGATCTGCTCGCCAAGCAGGTCGAACGCCTGCTCGCCGTGCAGGAGGTGGCCCGTGCGTGA